From Vibrio crassostreae, one genomic window encodes:
- a CDS encoding efflux RND transporter periplasmic adaptor subunit produces the protein MPRVRPSRILLSLSVLLMSTGCSTEDSPLIGDTPRPVRLTEVQTVGHQEIRRFPAQVSASKEVELAFRVGGEVVEFNLKPSQRVTKGEIIARLDQRDFKTEVALKKSEFDLVKRELDRATQMMNKNLLAQAEFDGIHARLQVAQGSLQLAEDRLKDTVITAPYSGRIATTHIENHQQVQAHQGIVLLQDHEMIDLTIQLPENVLSQMDAKRIDPSYKPLATFNGSAVSYPVAYKQHKTQATAGTQSYEVTFTLDTPKDNHTVYPGMGATLHLDIDKIIADKQGTQRFVIPASAILDNDLLGQSQVWVYKDGQVFPLDIKIQGVSSRGAVVSGDLSQNSYVVSAGVSQLSQGMRVTPIVRERGL, from the coding sequence ATGCCTCGTGTTCGTCCTTCGCGCATACTTCTTTCTTTATCTGTTTTACTTATGTCAACAGGATGTTCGACCGAAGATTCACCACTCATAGGCGATACTCCTCGCCCTGTTCGTTTGACTGAAGTCCAAACCGTGGGTCATCAAGAAATAAGACGTTTTCCAGCCCAAGTCTCTGCGTCTAAGGAAGTTGAGCTTGCTTTCCGAGTGGGTGGTGAAGTGGTGGAATTTAACTTAAAGCCATCTCAACGAGTAACAAAAGGAGAGATCATTGCTCGACTTGATCAGCGAGATTTTAAAACGGAAGTTGCGTTAAAAAAGTCGGAGTTTGATTTAGTCAAAAGAGAATTAGATCGCGCAACGCAAATGATGAATAAAAATCTATTGGCTCAAGCTGAATTTGATGGCATTCATGCTCGCCTTCAAGTTGCACAAGGTTCTCTACAACTAGCTGAAGATAGGCTGAAAGATACTGTCATTACTGCACCTTACAGTGGTCGAATAGCAACGACTCACATTGAAAATCATCAACAAGTGCAAGCTCACCAAGGTATCGTTCTTTTGCAAGATCATGAAATGATTGATCTTACTATCCAGTTACCGGAGAACGTACTCAGCCAGATGGATGCAAAGAGAATCGACCCATCTTACAAGCCATTAGCGACCTTTAATGGATCGGCGGTTTCCTATCCTGTCGCTTATAAGCAGCACAAAACGCAAGCAACAGCAGGCACACAAAGCTATGAGGTGACCTTTACACTGGACACACCAAAAGATAATCACACAGTGTACCCAGGTATGGGAGCGACGCTTCATCTTGATATCGATAAAATCATTGCCGATAAGCAAGGTACGCAACGTTTTGTCATTCCTGCCAGTGCCATTTTGGATAATGACCTTTTGGGGCAATCGCAAGTTTGGGTATACAAGGATGGACAAGTCTTTCCGTTAGATATCAAAATTCAAGGCGTGTCGTCGCGTGGTGCAGTGGTTTCTGGAGATTTATCTCAGAACAGTTATGTGGTGAGTGCCGGTGTGAGTCAATTGTCACAGGGTATGAGAGTTACGCCTATTGTTCGTGAGCGAGGTTTATAA
- a CDS encoding efflux RND transporter permease subunit: MNLTNYAIKNKVISWLVVVILLVGGVLSFRGLGQLEFPAFPIPQAMVNTTYPGASAMQVEEEVTLPLERAISQLEYVRDVESFTTAGLSQIAVILKETIQAEQQPQVWDELRRKVNDIQPRMSPGVNPSQVIDDFSDVYGILYNITSNEYTYRELQNYGEYLQRELLAIKGVKKVNLAGLVSEHIVIEIAQQDLNTLNLDPAWLSRLIQNQNMVSNGGDLLLDGQSIRIHSSGEFNEVEALKSFKFSPPGSNDLIQLGDIAEVSRQFQDKAYTLYRNNGEQAISLGISFANSVNVVDVSERVSNKLSELDFARPIGIELNKVYDQGDAVDKSVSDFVMSLVEAVLIVIVVLLFAMGLRSGILMGAILLLTILGTFIGMSILGVEIQIISLGALIIALGMLVDNAIVITEGVLIGLKRGLTKRQAIESVVKQTQWPLLGATLIGIIAFAPIGLSADATGDFLGSLFQVLAISLVLSWVLAITLTPFFCELMFKEEIAKGDSEQVDPYRGLIFTLYRTVLNTALKNRIATMLITLTLLISAVIGFGSVKQAFFPPSNTPIFYVDVWLQQGTDIRETEQRLEQIEHTVSEFNDVHNVTTVIGTGAQRFILTYAPEKSYSSYGQLIVEAKDLAAIESMLPQMRSKLESLHPDSDFKFKLMDLGPAPAAKVEARFYGSDPQVLRKLAAQANEIMRNEPKATAVRHSWREKTQVLEPQLDGAAARRVGITKSDLDRTLLRNLDGEQIGLFRDGSHIMPIVMRAPDGERFDIDRLPELQVWSQDQSRYIPITQVVSDFNLTTEDSLIVRRNFKRVISVMADVTPFGDDTAESLRRLVAPKIEAIKLPQGYHFEWGGEYESQQKATNNLMGSLPMGYLIMFLITVLLFNTIRQPLAIWLTVPLALIGVSAGLLLMNIPFSFTALLGLLSLSGMIVKNGIVLVEQINIETDQGSNLSHAIVDASVSRVRPVCMAAITTMLGMVPLVFDAFFQSMAVTIIFGLGFATLLTLIVLPVIYALLYRVSYR; the protein is encoded by the coding sequence ATGAACCTGACTAATTACGCAATTAAAAACAAAGTCATAAGTTGGCTAGTGGTTGTCATCCTATTAGTGGGCGGTGTACTTTCTTTTCGTGGTTTAGGGCAATTGGAATTTCCAGCATTCCCTATTCCACAAGCCATGGTCAACACCACGTACCCTGGTGCCTCTGCAATGCAAGTTGAGGAGGAAGTCACCTTACCGCTTGAACGTGCGATTTCTCAGCTTGAATACGTTAGAGATGTTGAATCTTTTACGACTGCGGGACTTTCTCAGATTGCGGTGATATTAAAAGAGACCATACAAGCAGAACAACAACCTCAGGTATGGGATGAATTGCGCCGTAAGGTGAATGATATTCAGCCTAGAATGTCCCCGGGAGTGAATCCATCGCAAGTCATTGATGATTTTAGCGATGTGTATGGCATTCTCTACAACATTACGAGTAATGAATACACTTATCGCGAGCTGCAAAATTACGGTGAATACCTTCAACGTGAGCTTCTTGCCATTAAAGGGGTAAAGAAAGTTAACTTGGCCGGGCTAGTCTCTGAACATATTGTGATTGAGATTGCCCAGCAAGATCTTAATACGTTGAATCTCGATCCTGCTTGGCTTTCTCGTTTGATTCAAAATCAGAACATGGTGTCCAATGGTGGTGATTTACTACTTGATGGACAATCGATCCGAATCCATTCCTCTGGTGAGTTTAATGAAGTTGAAGCGTTAAAGTCATTTAAATTTAGCCCGCCGGGAAGCAATGATCTGATCCAATTAGGTGATATCGCAGAGGTAAGCCGTCAGTTTCAGGATAAAGCTTATACCTTGTATCGTAACAATGGTGAACAAGCCATTTCTCTTGGGATCTCGTTTGCGAACAGCGTCAATGTGGTTGATGTGAGTGAACGTGTCAGTAATAAATTGTCTGAACTCGACTTTGCTCGCCCAATCGGCATTGAATTGAACAAAGTGTACGACCAAGGCGATGCGGTTGATAAATCGGTGTCTGACTTTGTGATGAGCTTAGTGGAAGCGGTATTGATTGTTATTGTCGTGTTGTTATTTGCAATGGGTTTGCGTTCAGGGATTTTAATGGGGGCTATTTTATTACTGACTATCCTCGGTACCTTCATTGGAATGAGTATTCTAGGCGTTGAGATTCAAATCATTTCGCTTGGTGCTTTGATCATTGCACTCGGAATGCTCGTTGATAATGCAATAGTGATAACGGAAGGCGTATTGATTGGTCTTAAGCGTGGGCTTACCAAACGTCAAGCAATTGAATCTGTAGTTAAACAAACGCAGTGGCCACTGCTTGGCGCGACACTGATCGGTATTATCGCGTTTGCTCCGATTGGATTGTCTGCCGACGCAACGGGAGATTTCTTAGGGTCTTTATTCCAAGTATTAGCGATCTCGTTGGTGTTAAGTTGGGTACTGGCGATCACGTTAACGCCTTTCTTCTGCGAGCTGATGTTTAAAGAAGAAATAGCCAAAGGGGACTCAGAGCAGGTCGACCCTTATCGAGGATTGATATTTACCTTGTATCGCACGGTTCTCAATACCGCATTGAAAAACCGTATTGCGACTATGCTCATCACTCTGACATTGCTCATCTCCGCTGTGATTGGTTTTGGCTCTGTAAAACAAGCTTTTTTCCCACCATCGAATACCCCCATTTTTTATGTAGATGTGTGGCTGCAACAAGGCACTGACATTCGTGAAACCGAACAACGCCTAGAACAGATTGAACATACCGTGAGTGAGTTTAATGATGTTCATAATGTCACGACCGTCATAGGAACCGGTGCACAGCGATTCATTCTGACTTATGCACCTGAAAAGTCATACAGCAGTTACGGGCAATTGATTGTTGAAGCTAAAGATTTAGCCGCGATCGAAAGTATGTTGCCCCAGATGAGATCAAAACTTGAAAGTCTACATCCAGACAGTGATTTTAAGTTTAAGTTAATGGACTTAGGGCCAGCCCCCGCCGCTAAGGTTGAAGCGCGTTTTTATGGTTCAGATCCACAAGTATTGAGAAAACTTGCTGCCCAAGCGAATGAGATTATGCGCAATGAGCCAAAAGCAACCGCAGTTCGTCACTCGTGGCGAGAAAAGACTCAGGTGCTTGAACCGCAACTTGATGGTGCCGCGGCAAGGCGGGTAGGGATAACCAAGAGTGATCTTGATAGAACCTTGTTACGCAATTTAGATGGAGAGCAAATAGGGCTGTTCAGAGATGGTAGCCATATCATGCCGATTGTTATGCGTGCGCCAGATGGAGAACGTTTTGATATTGACAGATTACCTGAGCTACAAGTTTGGAGCCAAGACCAAAGCCGTTATATCCCAATAACACAGGTGGTTTCCGACTTTAACCTGACGACGGAAGACTCATTAATTGTTCGCCGAAACTTTAAACGCGTGATTTCTGTTATGGCAGATGTGACACCATTTGGTGATGATACGGCTGAGTCTTTACGCCGTTTGGTCGCACCAAAGATCGAAGCGATTAAACTCCCTCAAGGTTATCATTTTGAGTGGGGCGGTGAATACGAAAGTCAGCAAAAGGCCACCAATAACCTAATGGGTTCATTGCCAATGGGCTATCTGATCATGTTCTTGATTACGGTATTATTGTTTAACACCATTCGCCAGCCTTTGGCGATTTGGCTAACCGTACCGTTAGCATTGATTGGTGTGAGTGCGGGCTTACTGTTAATGAATATCCCGTTCTCGTTCACGGCATTACTAGGGTTGTTAAGTTTATCAGGCATGATTGTGAAGAATGGCATTGTGTTGGTAGAGCAAATCAATATCGAAACCGACCAAGGTTCGAACCTTAGCCATGCGATTGTGGATGCCAGTGTAAGTCGTGTTCGACCTGTCTGTATGGCAGCAATTACCACCATGCTTGGTATGGTTCCATTGGTTTTTGATGCCTTCTTCCAGTCGATGGCGGTGACCATTATATTTGGGCTAGGGTTTGCTACTTTATTAACATTAATCGTATTGCCTGTGATTTACGCCTTGCTGTACCGAGTAAGCTATCGTTAA